Below is a genomic region from Ascaphus truei isolate aAscTru1 chromosome 5, aAscTru1.hap1, whole genome shotgun sequence.
ATAGTATTTCTACCACACCTTGTTTTGAATCTGCATTTCCCTGTGGCGTTTAAATTATAATGTACGATATTGAGAAAATGGTCAGCAATTTCTAAGTAAACTAATGTCAACCCTTTCAGGAGAGAGACGGAAACCGTGGCAGTGCAAATTAAGATAATACGGGATCAAATTGAGGCAATTAAAAAGGCTGTGACTCAGTATGAGATGGGCACGATCACAAAAGGTGCAGTGGTGGACATGATAAAAACAGAATTAATAAGAACTGAGGAAGATCATGTTCAAGTAGCAGACTTTGCCCTTCAGTCAGCAGGTGAGTAATGTGCTCCAGAGTCCTTGTATCAAATAATCAGTGCCCAGTTTCTAGAATTAAATACCCCCCAATGTTTGACAAACTCTAGCAAAATTATTTGCTCGTCCCCTactacttacatatttcaacagaaTTCCTTATTAAAAATTGTTCCTGTTTTTTCCATAAACAAATCACTTATCCTCGCAGTGTCTTTATTGTATTTACACATTCTGCTACATTCTCAATCTAAGATTTGCTGACAATGTGAataaccctcctcctcctcgtacCAGGTGCAAGCATAATCAGACGTAAAACCAGCCAGAGTTACCAGGCAGATGACCTAAAGTGGACCCTTTTTGACACCTTTCTTTGGAACTATTCTCCTAGCCCGGACCTAATGCTCCAGGTGAGATTTTTGACCACATGGTGACGGTACACAACAGTCTATTCCATTCCTGTTATTTGTTGCCCCACATGCCAGCGatatataacaaatgccaatGCACATCCATTATTAAAGCTGCTACACAGCCTTTTTACACATACAGTAACTATATTTATTATGTCCGTTTTCATGAAGAGAAGTTTTTAGACACATGATTGGCAAGCGTTGGTCAGTTGTTAATATTTATCACATGAATTCCAGATTATGGCACCTATTCTGGGCCTTATAGTTCTAATATGTTTAGTAAAAAATAGCCCCATGGCTCTATTGTGAGACAAGCACCTATGGGCAACAATGGTATTATTGATTTCTCCATTGCAGCCCAACGTTCACCCAGGTAACTGCTGGGCCTTTCCTGGAAGAGAAGGACATGCATTGATCCGATTGTCTGGTAAGATAATACCAGCTGCTGTCACCATCCAGCATGTAGCGAAGGCCATATCTCCAACCAAGGATTTCAGCAGTGCTCCTCAAGACTTTGCTGTCTATGTGAGTACTTTAATCACTCCTCTTTGTTGATATTTAGTGATCATTTACAACACTTGATCTTTACTTCACTTTATAATTGTAATTACATCCTTCACACCACACCAAGTTActtaacaaaagaaaatatatttccCACCATTGGCCTGAGGTGCATTTCATTTGTAATGCTCCTATTTAGTAGTAATTCCTTGTCTGCTTGTGTGGCCTGAAAATCGAATGCATGACATTCCTGCATACTGTATAGTTAATTACAGTAAATGTGCCAATTTTTCTGTACTTGGCCCAACCAATTTGTGAGAGATCTTATGCTCTTCAGTTCTTTCCACCATTGACAGGACCAATTATATAAGGACCAACTATATaaagacaataaaaaacaaagaagagCTGTATTAATCATGTTGAGTGTAACAACAGAGATTAAGACATTTTAATTCTATATATTTAAGCCTTACTGGCTTACAAATGGATGCATTCTTTTTTTTGCCACTGCATTGTGCTCAAGGTTACATTTTTCTGCCTTCTTTCTCCCAGGGTTTTGATAGCGAATTGACAGATAGTGGTGAAATATTGGGACAATTTAGATACGAACCCGAGAAACAGCTTCTCCAGAGCTTTAAGCTTACGGTGGGTTGGACTTCGATGATAATTACAACACCTTGTACATCATTTCTGGAAACCAGCATTATTTTGTATTTCTATTGCTATATTATATTCCTATAGGATAAGATcatactgtattgtacatgtttccACGGTGTAATCCTGATAAAGTACCTTTTGTACTTTAAGTAACACTGATAGCATGAATAAACAAatggtatttttcttttttggaaTAGCATATGCCTGTAACTTTTTTGAAAAGTGGGCTGAGTTTATAACACATTTGAGCACATCAGGTATATTGTAAGAAAGACATGTTCTGTCAGATATGGCAGTTTTATTATATCCTCATCTCTTTCTTATTTCTGTCTATTACTTACAGAATACAAATGCCACTGAATACAGGGTTATCCAGCTTAAAATCCTAAACAACTGGGGAAATAAGAACTTTACCTGCATATATCGTTTCCGAGTACACCAGGAGCTGCCCAAACAACTTGCTGGCTAAAGCTGTACACAGtgtttacatatatacagtaacatataacatatatatacactgctgACAATCACTGTACTGGCAAAAACTACAGTTCCATCATTGGTGAATATTAAAAGAGATATTCAGTGCTTTGTTCTCTTCTTGTTTTCAAAACATTTGTACTGTAGTTATTAAGGTAAAAAGCTTGCAGGAAtattatttgtatgtcattagcTAGAATTTCTGTCTACTTGTTCTTTAACAGATACTGTTACAGTACCTCCAGCTCTTTTGCAGAAGTTCATCATTAAGGGGACTCTATGGGACTAAAACTCTGATTACCATACTGTAGAATGGATGAGTAGATAAGGCGGGATGGCTTTTCCAGACCACAGCAGTTAGTAAATCTGGACCAAAGTCTCatgagagtctacatacagatgAGGCTAGATTAATCTCCACTGGGattcccactgtgttaatcctacagGGCCGTCAGCAGTCtgaaagagctgcgcagagagagcaggcagaagtggtccctctctcggtctccctgcacagcccatACAGGTGATTGTGCAGTTTAAATTCATTATTATATTACATATACATATtacatgaagcagggggtctcctgagctggactgcattactttcaggtcctgggaccccctggttcccgaggtACAGTCCTCCGTAtcgagtgccggtatctcctgcaagtttaaatgtcccacgtgaCAGCTTACGGTGTCCCAGGGTCTGGGGGGCCTATATATTGGGAAGCCAGGGACCCCGGACATGAAAGTAAAGCGGTTCAGCTTCAAtcctataaaataaaaatgtaaaaaaagtagcttccttaccttagtggctagcagctaaggtaatgGGTTAAAAAGAAGCACCTGATTTTTGGGGGGGTAGAGGGTGAAGGTTGTAATTGCCCCCGGCTTCGGGGTTAGGTCTCCCGGTAGCATtgagggaggggttaatcccttaattactttagtggttactacagctaaggtaattaaagggttaacccctcccgctacccacccgcagtgacggatttcccattagggccTTTAGGCCTAGGGCGTCAACATTTGGGGTGCTCTCCTGATGGGAAGTCAcagctgttgcggccgcctccttgctgtcgccctccttctccttcaaaACCGcaacatcaaatgatgccgcgtatGTCACCGACGTGGCGTCACACGGCATCTGAtgtcactaaggtaattaaggggctactggtgttttaatggtgtacagtaggtgaaggatgtactgtagttgcccgagggtgggtggttaggcctcccgggagcgctgcgggaggggttaatcctCGTTTGCCCTTTCAAATACTGTTTACAGTACAGTAGGATTAAcgcagtgggagtcccattcagaagcagggacccctgttgtgttaatcctgatgggaaattAGTCTACTGAGTTTTGGGGCGTGGAGAAGTTGCGATCGGGGGTCAAGTTCCCTTTAGCTACAGTTTCCTTGCGCCCAAATGTTAAATAAATGTGGCCccatatgtatcagtgtgtatgtctttatatgagtatacagtactgtatgtgtccaaGTCTATGTATGAGCATATAAAGGTGTTTTTGTAATGTATGTATAAGCatatttgtgtatcagtgtgtctataagcatatttgtgtatcagtgtctgtgtgtgtataagcatatttgtgtatcagtgtgttgaaATGAGAGTCTATTATATAAAAATTCTTATCTTACAGAATTTAAACTTCTAGCAATAATAGCAACACTGACGTCTCCTGCTAACCAGGGAATGTCAGAGCCGATAGCGGGAGACAAGCTGGAGAAATAAATCTGTTAGGATTAGAGATGAGGGAACAGttcaaatccgtttcctggatatTTTAGTATTTTAGGCCAAATTCCTCCCACCcacaaaaaaaacacccacaaaaAAACACCCATGGATTGGGCACTAAAAAAGTCAGAGCAGATTTTTAAGAACCTGAAATCTGATTCCAAAAtgctttttttgtttaaatagtttgaagcaggggatttccACAGCTGGACCACATTGATTTCATTTCTGGGGactacctgcttcccgagataatttCCTCCATAGGGGGaaatgtgggccaataggaagccatgaccgggacatttaaactgcagagagataccggtgAAATGGCCAAAATGGAGAACCCGTGGCAGATTAAGACCATCTGGCGCTCCTAGACACCAAGACtttgagggccctgctcctgcaACGTTGTGTCATCGAAGGCCCTGCCAGGCAGCACGGCACCAGTTAAAGTAATCAGACCATCGTCTACGGGGCCCTTGGCCCCCATGGAATGTGCCTACAGTGCCTAATGGGTACTCCAGCCCTGGGGAGAATATAAGATTAATGCCTTTGTCGGTTTTATGGGAGGGGCATCTGGATCTCAGGGTAACTCCATTGAGCTCTATGTATAGATATGCTATATAAGGgacaaaaaaaacattgattgagGAGGGAGGAGAGTTTGCAGATTATTGACAAAAATGAGACAAAGTCCATACTTTGGGTTAGGACCCGAATATATTCTTGCTATATTTATTACTATATTAATGATTTAAATAAAATTCTGTTTTTACATTGTTAAAAGTTGTTTAGTTGAAAGCAGTGCTTTTCTCGTTGAaccccttaaccccttacccccttggGGGTAAGTCAACACTTACTTGTTAATTAATGTTCTACCTTTTTGGGTTTTACGTTATATACCCTCCCTGTGATACAACGTCACAACGTATATGCTCATCTGGTTTTCAGTTATAAACATAATATGTTCCAGCCTCTTATTTCTCACATAAACTAAACATTAGAATTTGTTTTAAAATAATCTCTAACAATTTGAAAGGTTTAAATAAACCCTCCAAAAGAAGTCTTGCCTTGAACTCATTCTGtaacatgtatatactgtaggaaacTCATTTTCAAGTTGATAAAACCCTGTAATTCCAAGACAGGAACCATACAACTAGTTTTCTTTCTTCAGCAAATGTTAAAAAGAGTGGTGTGGCCATTTTAATTAGCAAAAACCTCCCATTTAAGATTTTTAATGAACTATCTGATAAAGAAAGCAGATATTTGATTTTGAATTGTGGCTTTGACAATATTGTATACACTCTAGCAAATAGTATATATCCACCTAACACAAAACTATTGAAATTGTAGGACTTTTTGACCGCCTCTTTAAAGTTAGGGACAGTAAAAtaattctactgtactgtatgttggggCTTTAATCTGGTCATAAACCGACAATTGGAGAGGTCTGGTGGCGTCTGCTCTAATAgggatatcttcaaaaaaggtaTCTGTAAAAAATGTGATCTTTTGATTAAAAACTCATCCCTtaaaatgcacacatatgcctgacgtttcggtccccaggcGGTCGCCCTGGGGACCGAAACATCcggcatatgtgtgcattttgaacccaataaaccattttttgtgATTATTACTTGTGCTGTGCCGGTTTATTCTGTGACCGAGATCCTTACAGACTGATTTTAGAATTgactatattttttcttttatataggtTTAATCACATGCCCCTGTTTCAATTGAGATTTCTGACTCACTACTGTATCTCACGTCCTCCATAGAGGCTTAATGAACTCTCAGAAGAATATTTCTCATCTCACTAATCggctagatatatatacatatataagtatatatatatatatatatatatatatatatatatatatatatatatatatatatatatatatatatatatatattatatatatatatatatatatatatatatatatatatatatttatatatatatatatatatatatatatatatatatatatatatatatatatatatatatatgaaagtacaccctttttgaattctatggttttacatatcaggacataataacaatcatctgttccttagcaggtcttaaaatgtgGTAaaaacaacctcagatgaacaacaacacatgacatattacaccgtgtcatgatttatttaacaaaaataaagccaaaatggtgaagctatgtgtgaaatctaagtacacccttactgcttccataggaattaagatgctacgtagcagacaggtgctgctaatcaaattaccttgattaattgatcatcagcaagtgtgaccacctctataaaagccgaagttttaacaGTTTGCTGGTTAAcaaaatgccaaggaggaaagacatcagcaatgatcttagagaagcaattgttgctgcccatcaatctgggaagggttataaggccatttccaaacaatttaaagtccatcattctacagtgagtagctgtacttcgaaaaggatccgccgatccagcattGTCTCTCTCAGTTGATTCCTCACTAACAGAGGATCTCTCACGAGTCTTTACTTGCATCCAGTAGCTTGATCCTAAACTACCAATCACCAGGCAGCGCAGGAAgatactgtgtccctgactgctactatcagtaaagggtatgctgtccctatctatggctgttccctgcaataccacaagctggtggtgactcagggcctgcactggggcctgggagtaattcctgGCCTAtgcactgaccccctgcactacgcacctcctctcccctcactctcttagCACCAACTGCCACTTCTCTCTCCTGTCAGCCAGCAGCTCCGCACCCTATTGGCTGCCTTGCACCATGTGACCCTGTGAGGCTCAAGGGAGTTATAGTCCTAGCTCAGAGCCTCTTCTCTATTGGCCAGCCGTTTGCGCGCTATGTCCTGCACCTGCGCacaacctaacatggcggcgccctgagcgAATACCTTCGGGAGTCCCTGGCGACGCGGCCGCCCCGGCAGCACTCACTAGCACCAGGGTAAGAAGGGGTGATACCGGaggtggggtgaggggaggtcaagGGGTGGGGttaagggaggtggaggggggtgaagggaggtcaAGGGGGGCAgttaagggaggtgaagggggggtggtgagggggggtgaagaggaaggggggaggggtagggggggaggtgaagggggggaagtgagggggggaggtggggggtgagggggtgaggtgggggtggggtggaagtgagagggggaggtggggaggggaagtgggggggtgcgggacgtgagggggggaggtgagggtggtggtgtggggggttaggtgagggggggaagtgtggggggagtaagtgacaattaatgtatcatgtaggcgcttgctcccccttcccccactgtttGCCGGTcgtctgtcccccccaccccccgaaaccttccgtctgttgtggccgctccctcacccgtccgcccgCTCCCACGCGGTTCTGAGgcaggaggcagcgtgttgtggccggaGTCTGGTGTTAAATATCTCTGCACCTGCGTGTCCCTGTGATCCTCTTTGGGTAGGGAGATAAttgatgattactgcacatgcgtgaaTCGACACCTATTGTTCACCATTCAcatgactcatccatccacccccccaacccggtaacgcttgtgataatcccttctcgaaatTAATATGTAAATTTGAATAGCACAGCACCTTATGTAAATCTGATTAGGACAGCACTTTATttaaatccgatttgcacagtACTGTAATTAGTGTAGCCCTAACCACTTGTTAAGTTAATGTACTGTTGTGTAAAGTTAAAAGGAAAGAAATTGAGAGTTACAAAAAACATAATGTATATCATGTTTTTGATACAGCAAGTTACCAATTTTTGCTtttgtggggggtggtgggggttaaATCATTATGATAatcgtgaatgtaatgaaatatttattttattttatcaggaacaaaaaatataaatactgtaataatgaacaatacaaaatgcagtctttattcagttcttctgtcagttgaaaatttagggacggtggataatcatgaataatgcacattgacaataataaaaacagtaatacacattttccgtctttatcttcttcctcattctgtagttcattgagagaggggaggttttgtgtaattcatgactgcactttagatacactttactgtacacacagttcacaaaaattacacatgataccccccctcccccggcccatCCTCGTTTCTCTGAAaagacatgaaaagaaaaaattagtgcagttaagtgcatacaaTGACATTTGGTACTGTATAGccactccatattggactatgcatttactgtagtactgtcaaacttgtctatactggaactactgtatactgtaactactgtgaAATATtttgtaaccaggtggctagtgctgctctctcaggaaagaacaaattagtgcagttaagtgcatattaTGACATTgggtactgtatagctactccatattggacgatgcatttagtactgtcaaacttgtCTATACTGGAACGACTGTATACTGTAACAACTGTTAAATACTttataaccagatggctagtgctgctgtttcaggaaagaaaaaatgagtgcagttaagtgcatgctgtatactggaaaaaaatctgtgccatacttacctgtatcatactgtacttggtctGCCTGTACTCACCatactgcagtacagtactgtaacatactaccttcctgatgcttacccattacgctgtatcacaatgggcaacacagtcgcaatatggtcgatatatttagtacatcgttccacggtgagtattaAATACAAAAATACTGTGACAAGCGCTAAACCTACTATTAACAATATTATACTAAAATAACTAAGCTGCCTGGTAATCTATTGAGACATCTCATATATCTCAAAACATAatcaataaacacaaaaatagatacAAAACCTGGCGCATATGTGTGTAATGAAAAAGTCCCAAATGAATAAGTGATAAGGTGATAGTTCCAATTTTACAACCTTGAGTGGCTTTTGAGAAACGAACCCAGTTCACAGTTCATAGGGGCAACAAGCAGTTCTTCTCATGGGATGGACTTGATCCAGCATATGTGAAATATCAAGCAAagagaacaaacattgcgcagtatgttTGAACAAACACTGGTTATTTGAAAGCTGAGTTAtctaaaatgcctacttactagaagtggctagatcacatgcaggggagagaaactgtTCTTTGTGCCTTCTTGATCCTGGAAGCCTCGGTTAtatcacgaacccctcgtggtatccggtgtcTCCGTGGATCCTGAAAAGCTGTCTCTTCAAATCTTGTCTTTGAGGAATCCTCCACCTTTTTCTTCGTTAAGGAACAGAAAaaggacagaggattgcgcagcacaataaaAACTTTTAATCACGCCTTCCTAAAAACATAGATAAaaaatactcacaaaagaagGTGAGTATGCATACAACATAGAAGTGCTCGGCCCAGCACATACAAACACAGCCGCCTCAGTCACTGAGAGTCCGTTCAGgcaccgcgtgtacctcgcgtgttTCCGGCGCTCTTGGGTGACGTCACCGTCTTCAGTATGACTGGCAGCCGGGATGTCTGGGACACTGCTTAGGAGGAGCCTAAGAAGCAGTGTCCCAGACATCCCGGCTGCCAGTCATACTGAAGACGGTGACGTCACCCAAGAGCGCCGGAaacacgcgaggtacacgcggtgcCTGAACGGACTCTCAGTGACTGAGGCGGCTGTGTTTGTATGTGCTGGGCCGAGCACTTCTATATTGTATGCATACTCACCTTCTCTTGTGAGTATTTTTTATCTATGTTTTTAGGAAGGCGTCATTAAAAGTTtttattgtgctgcgcaatcctctgtccttTTTCTGTTCCTTAACGAAGAAAAAGGTGGAGGATTCCTCAAAGACAAGATTTGAAGAGACAGCTTTTCAGGATCCACGGAgacaccggataccacgaggggttcgtgataTAACCGAGGCTTCCAGGATCAAGAAGGCACAAAGAacagtttctctcccctgcatgtgatctagccacttctagtaagtaggcattttagaTAACTCAGCTTTCAAATAACCAGTGTTTGTTCAaacatactgcgcaatgtttgttctctTTGCT
It encodes:
- the LOC142495983 gene encoding SUN domain-containing protein 3-like isoform X1; the protein is MPRRSDRIRNKTLRDRDNESNENDYIENISVPLAASGNIQRNLKNVAGNISENVHHGSGSFAAHIIVLARSSLIYLLTSALLFMQTFVRILWATKFYFLAALVLCGILLTHNPLVDNIVEQYRIFGKGELGQELKYKNVHEIVEEMRRETETVAVQIKIIRDQIEAIKKAVTQYEMGTITKGAVVDMIKTELIRTEEDHVQVADFALQSAGASIIRRKTSQSYQADDLKWTLFDTFLWNYSPSPDLMLQPNVHPGNCWAFPGREGHALIRLSGKIIPAAVTIQHVAKAISPTKDFSSAPQDFAVYGFDSELTDSGEILGQFRYEPEKQLLQSFKLTNTNATEYRVIQLKILNNWGNKNFTCIYRFRVHQELPKQLAG
- the LOC142495983 gene encoding SUN domain-containing protein 3-like isoform X2, translating into MPRRSDRIRNKTLRDRDNESNENDYIENISVPLAASGNIQRNLKNVAGNISENVHHGSGSFAAHIIVLARSSLIYLLTSALLFMQTFVRILWATKFYFLAALVLCGILLTHNPLVDNIVEQYRIFGKGELGQELKYKNVHEIVEEMRRETETVAVQIKIIRDQIEAIKKAVTQYEMGTITKGAVVDMIKTELIRTEEDHVQVADFALQSAGASIIRRKTSQSYQADDLKWTLFDTFLWNYSPSPDLMLQPNVHPGNCWAFPGREGHALIRLSGKIIPAAVTIQHVAKAISPTKDFSSAPQDFAVYNTNATEYRVIQLKILNNWGNKNFTCIYRFRVHQELPKQLAG